One Nerophis lumbriciformis linkage group LG19, RoL_Nlum_v2.1, whole genome shotgun sequence DNA segment encodes these proteins:
- the mapre2 gene encoding microtubule-associated protein RP/EB family member 2 isoform X2, with product MAVNVYSTSITQETMSRHDITAWVNDILCLNYIKVEQLSSGAAYCQFMDLLFPGCVSLKKVKFQAKLEHEYIHNFKLLQAAFKRIKVDKIIPVDKLVKGRFQDNLDFIQWFKRFFDANYDGKEYDPVEARQGQDAIPPPDPGEQIFNLPKKSHHAASSPTAGASRSTSTTPKSATPTSRPSSAKRVLATTPAKGEKELEVQVVQLTDQVNTLKVALEGVEKERDYYFSKLREVELLCQEQGEDNAPFVDRLMEVLYASDDQERAEELAEGDGPDLDQEAHEEAPDDQQPEEEQDEY from the exons ATGGCGGTCAATGTGTATTCTACCTCAATAACCCAGGAGACTATGAGCAGGCATGACATCACTGCCTGGGTCAACGACATCCTCTGCCTGAACTACATAAAAGTTGAGCAGCTCTCCTCAG GAGCTGCCTACTGCCAGTTTATGGATCTTCTCTTCCCTGGCTGCGTGAGTCTTAAGAAGGTCAAGTTTCAAGCGAAATTGGAGCACGAGTACATTCACAATTTCAAACTGCTGCAAGCGGCGTTCAAACGAATCAAAGTGGACAAG ATCATCCCTGTGGATAAACTGGTGAAAGGCCGATTTCAGGACAATCTCGATTTCATCCAGTGGTTCAAGAGATTCTTTGACGCCAATTACGACGGCAAAGAATACGACCCAGTGGAAGCTAGGCAGGGCCAGGATGCCATCCCCCCGCCTGACCCTGGCGAGCAGATCTTTAACCTGCCCAAAAAGTCCCACCATGCAGCCAGTTCCCCAACGGCTG GAGCATCAAGGTCAACATCAACCACCCCAAAGTCTGCAACACCAACATCCAGACCATCGTCAGCCAAAAGAGTCCTTGCAACTACTCCAGCTAAAGGAGAGAAAGAACTGGAGGTGCAGGTCGTTCAACTTACTGACCAG gtgaaCACTTTAAAGGTGGCCCTGGAAGGAGTGGAGAAGGAGCGTGACTATTACTTCAGCAAACTGCGAGAGGTGGAGCTCCTGTGTCAGGAGCAGGGCGAGGATAATGCCCCTTTTGTCGACCGGCTAATGGAAGTGCTCTACGCTTCAGACGATCAG GAAAGAGCTGAAGAGCTGGCTGAAGGAGACGGACCAGATTTGGACCAGGAAGCCCACGAGGAGGCGCCAGATGATCAGCAGCCAGAAGAGGAACAGGACGAATACTGA